CTGGTGCTTCCCAACAACAGAAAGAGGGATATAGACAACATGCTAAAAAGTCTTTGGGATATACTGGAAAGAGCAGGCGTTATAAAAAACGACCATCAGATATACGAAATAAGAACCATCAAGAAGGTGATAAAGGGTGAGCAGAAAACCATCGTAAGGATAAAGGAGTTTACAGAAGATCACTGAGCATTCCTGAGATATTCGGTGGGATCAAGTGGCACACCATCTTTTGTTCTAAGCTCAAAGTGAAGCATGCACTCCCCCGAGTTGTTTTTTGTACCTGCGGTTGCTATTTGCTGTCCCTTACTGACTGTTTCACCCCTTTTTACCATATTTTTGGAGTTGTATGCGTAAAGTGATATAAAATCTCCGTGTTCTATTATCACCATGTTGCCGTATGCTTGAAGGTCATCACCGCTGTATATAACCTTTCCGTCGTCAACGCTTCTTACAGCTTCTCCACAGTTGGTTATAATGTCCACACCCCTCGTAGATTTTACCACCTTGCCGTCAACAGGCATGGGTATACTGCCCTTTGAGACCTTTATCTCTGTTGGTGGTGCCTGTCTCTCTTCGGGAATGCTTGCCGTGTTTTTCTCACCGAGTTTTGGAGTTTTTTCCTCCTTTGCTACCGCTGAGACTGGAATTTTTAACACCATACCCACATGCAGCTTTTTGCTTTTTAAATGATTTACTCTCATGACCTCCTTTGTGGACACGCCATACTTCTCTGCTATAGAGCTAATGGTCTCTCCCCTTCTTACCCTGTGTTTGACATAGCTTACTTTAGTTTTCCCCCCCGGTATTTCCTCGCTTTTTGCCGTTCCCTTGGGTATCTTTACTCTTGTACCTTTTTTGAGCCAGACACCTTTGTACTCTGGATTTAACTTTTCTAAGGTTTTTAGCGATATGCCAAGTTTTTTGGATATGTGCTCAAGTTTTGCACCACGCTCAACGGTGTAAAAGTCGTAGCTTTCTTCTGCAACTTTCTTCTCCTCTTTTTCTTCTCCTTTAGGCACCTTTACCTTAGTACCTTTGCTCAAAAATTTACCCTTGTATTCTGGATTTAAAGCTTCTAACTCTTTTAGAGGCACACCCAACCTTTTAGCTACATGTTCAAGCTTCCCTCCTTTCTGCATCACATAGTAGTCGTAATCTTGTTTTGCTCTTGTGGTTGCTTCTTTGGTTTGCTCGGCTTTTAAAACTCCCTTTGGTACTTTTACCTTTGTGCCTTTTTCAAGCCAAGCACCCTTATACTTTGGATTTAGCTCCTCTAACTCTTTTACAGGCAGTCCTAACCTTTTGGCTACATGCTCAAGCCTTCCTCCTCTTTCCACCACATAGTAATCATACTCCTTAGTTTTTGCCCTCACTGACTTTACATAACCCGTAGGTATGCATATCTTTTCACCAACCTTTACCCTGTTAGGGTCAAGGTGCTTGTTATGGCTCAGTATATCTTCTACGCTCACACCTTTTTTCTTAGCTATGCCTGTTAATGTGTCACCTTTTTGAATTTTGTAGTATTCGCACTCTTTGGCATACGCAAAACCCAACAATACACTAATACCTAACGCTAAAACCTCTCTCTTCATCTCTTATTACCTCCTTTCTTATCTCCATGAGTTCCACCTTAGAAAGGGGTGGACCTTCGGAGAGTTTTTTAAAAAAGTCCCACACTGTGTCTTTGTCCCCCTGAACAAAAACCTCAACCCTTCCATCGGGCATGTTTCTAACCCATCCATCAAGACCATAACTCTCCGCAAGGGTTTTTGTGTATGCTCTAAAGCCTACTCCCTGAACGATCCCGCTCAAAAAAACTCTGTAAGCAACCATAAAAAAATTTTACCCTATCAGAAGGCTTCCTTGGACCTCACTTCCTCTATGAGATTGCCTCTCTCGTCGTATATTCTCATAATGGCTTTTGTTTTCCTGATTTGCGTTTCTGACCTTATGGTCCCTCCTTTGTATTGGACCCATCTCTGCCTTGACCCATCCTGAGTAAAGTATATTTCGGACCTCATATCTCCGCTGGTAATAACCACCTTGCACCAGTTTAGCTCTTCGTAATCCACTATACCCTCAACAGTTATGCTGGTAATACCGCTAAAGCTGACACCCTTTGGACACCAGCTATTGGTAGCCTCCTTATAAGTACCTTTTCCTGTACAGGAGAATAACCCAAGGGCAATGATAAAGCTCATTAACCGTTTGCACATTAACACACATTATACACCAAAGGTTTATATTTTTATCCATGGTAGAAATAGTGGTGGCAGAGCATGCAGGTTTTTGCTTTGGAGTTAAAAGAGCTATAAGTATTGCAGAGCAATCTTCCGAGCTTTCCAAACAGGGCAAAAGGGTCTTCACCATGGGACCCCTCATACACAACCCACAGGAAGTAGAAAGGCTGAGAAAAAAGGGTGTTGAGCTTTTATATACTGAAGATGCACTCAAAAGCGGAGATACCGTCATAATAAGGTCTCACGGCATACCCCCCAAAAAGGAAAGACAGTTAAAAGAGCTCGGTCTTAATGTGATGGATGCCACATGCCCCTATGTGAAAGCAGTCCATGATGCGGTGGTAAAACTCTCTCAAGAGGGTTATTTTGTGGTGCTGGTGGGAGAAAAGAGCCATCCTGAAGTGATAGGCACGTTGGGTTATCTTGAGGAATCTGGCGGAAAAGGCACTGTGGTGGAAAGTTTTGATGACCTAAAAGCAGTTCTGGGTAAAGACAAGGTAGGCATAGTGGCACAGACAACCCAAAACGAACAGTTTTTTAAGGAGGTGGTTGGAGAGATAGCCATCTGGGCAAAAGAGGTAAAAGTAATAAACACCATATGCAATGCAACTTCCGAGAGACAGGAAGATGTTTATAAGCTTGCTCCGGAAGTTGATGTAATGATCATAATAGGTGGTAAAAACAGTGGAAACACAAGGAGGCTTTATGAAATATCCAGAAGTTTAAACCTCAATAGCTACCATATAGAGACTGCGGATGATATAAAGCCTGAGTGGTTTATTGGGGTCAAAAGGGTAGGAATAACTGCGGGCGCATCCACACCTGATTGGATCATAAACTCTGTGGTGGAAAGGATAAGGGAAGTTTCTAAGGAGGAGCAAAATGAATATAGTAGGACTTGTAGAGAAGGTGCAGGATAAAAACTTAAGGCGCATAGGTGAGAAGGTCTTAAAGGGTGAAAGGCTCTCCCCAGAAGATGCTATTTACCTCTTTTACTCATCGGAACTTGCCTATATAGGAGCTCTATCCGAATACATAAACAGGAAGAAAAACGGCATGTTTGCTTACTTTATAGTAAACAGGCAGATAAATCCCACCAATGTGTGCATATACCAGTGCAGTTTTTGTGCTTTTGGTGTCACTAAATCGGACCCAAGAGCTTACGAAATGAGCCTTGAAGATATACTTAAGAAGGTAGGGGAAACTTACGCACAAGGTGGAAGGGAGGTGCACATAGTGGGAGGTATTCCTCACCACTGGAAGGCAGAAGACTATGTAAGGCTTGTCAGAGAAGTTAAGAGAGCCTTTCCAGAAATCACGGTAAAAGCTTGGACTGCCATAGAGATACACCATATGTCAAAAATATCTGGAAGGTCTTATGAGGACATCCTCAAAGAGCTAAAGGATGCGGGCGTTGAGGTCCTGCCAGGAGGCGGTGCGGAGATATTCTCCGAGAGGGTAAGAAGCATAATAGCACCATACAAGGCAAACGCACAGGAGTATCTTGAGGTACACAGAACAGCCCATAAACTTGGCATACCCACTAACGCCACCATGCTTTACGGTCATGTGGAGACTTACGAAGAGAGAGTGGAGCATATGCTAAAACTCAGAGAACTTCAGGACGAGACGGGAGGTTTTCAAGTTTTTATACCCTTAGCTTACTGGCCAGAGGGAACTAAGCTGGGTGGTAAGAGAACATCTTCGGTAGATGACCTTAAAACCATAGCCATATCAAGACTTTTCCTTGATAACTTTGAGCACATAAAGGCATATTGGGTAACGCTTGGCGAGAAAGTTGCTCAGATAGCTCTCAACTTTGGAGCGGATGATATAGATGGCACCATAGAGGAAGAAAAGATCGTGCACTCCGCAGGTACAAAATCCGCATACGGACACTCAAGGGAAAGACTTATAAAGCTCATAAAAGATGCTCAAAAGATACCTGTGGAAAGAGACACCTTCTACAGACCTGTGAGCATACACTCCTGATAAGCATATGATGGTAATCATTTAAGTAATGAGATCATCCACCTAAAATATATAAGTATGAATTCACTTACAAAAGTGAACCTTCTTCTCAGCTTTCTCTACCTCTTATTGGGAAGTCTTCTTGGGCTAATGCTGGGATATAAGCAAACTGCGAGTTCTCTGTTTTCCATGGGTGGCTCTCCTACCCTTGCTCATGCTCATCTACAGCTTGTGGGCTTTGTCACCCAGATGATCGTTGGCGTTACCTATCACATAGTGCCTATGCTAAGTAGGGGAAAGATAAACAGCTTTAAGCTTGGATACTTACACACAGCTCTTTTGAATGCAGGACTCTTAATCCAAGTTTGGGGATTCTTGACAGATAGGATACTCTTTAAAAGTTTTGGGTCTTTGTTACTTTTTGCATCCATTGTTATGTACCTTTTTAACATTCTAAAAAGCATGAAGTGGAGGTGAAGCTATGAAAGTAAATCTTCTGAAAGTGCCCTTTGATGAGTCAAGGACCAGGCACACCCTTGCGTATGACTCCAAGGAGGCGAGGTTGGTGGTTTTTTCCATGCCACCGGGAAGTGAAGTGCCTCCTCACACAAGCCCCTCAAGAGTGCTCCTGTACTGTGCAAAGGGAAGTGGTGAATTTCTAAAAGGTAAAGATTGGATAGCGGTAGAAGAAGGTGATGTGGTAGCCTGTGAGCCTTTGGAACCTCACGGTATGAAGGCAAGCACCCCTATGATAGTAGTTGCCACGATAGCACCCGCACCTTAAAAAAGGAGGAGAAGCATGATAGACAAAAGTATGACGGTAAACGAGCTACTCAGAAGCTATCCTCAGGTACAAGCTCTCCTTGAAAAGTACTACATAGACTATTGCTGTGGAGGACACAGGACGCTTGAGGAGGTGGCAAAAGAGCATGGTTTTGACCTTAACGAATTTCTGGAGGAGGTAAGAATACTCATTACAAAGCTTAACAAAGGAGCTTAGTTCTTACTGTCCATCAGTACTGCATAAATATAGTCGCCGGTTCCGCCTTTTCCGTGAGAAACCATGTAGCCCCTACTATCCCATCCGCTTCAGGGATAAGGTCCCTCTCCTCAACGCCGAATATCTGAGCTGCGAGACTACAGGCGTATAAATGTACCTTCCCCGTTTCTTTGAGTTTCTTGAAAATCTCATGAAGGTCTGCTGGAAGTCCTGCTGCTTTTACCCTCTCTTCTATCATTTCTACTGGCGTTCCGGCGTGATCTGCAGAGGGTTTTATAGCTTCAACACCTTGCTTGGAGAGAAGCCTGACAGCCCAGTTTACGAAAAGGATGTTTA
The DNA window shown above is from Hydrogenobacter thermophilus TK-6 and carries:
- the ispH gene encoding 4-hydroxy-3-methylbut-2-enyl diphosphate reductase; the encoded protein is MVEIVVAEHAGFCFGVKRAISIAEQSSELSKQGKRVFTMGPLIHNPQEVERLRKKGVELLYTEDALKSGDTVIIRSHGIPPKKERQLKELGLNVMDATCPYVKAVHDAVVKLSQEGYFVVLVGEKSHPEVIGTLGYLEESGGKGTVVESFDDLKAVLGKDKVGIVAQTTQNEQFFKEVVGEIAIWAKEVKVINTICNATSERQEDVYKLAPEVDVMIIIGGKNSGNTRRLYEISRSLNLNSYHIETADDIKPEWFIGVKRVGITAGASTPDWIINSVVERIREVSKEEQNEYSRTCREGAG
- a CDS encoding cupin domain-containing protein, whose protein sequence is MKVNLLKVPFDESRTRHTLAYDSKEARLVVFSMPPGSEVPPHTSPSRVLLYCAKGSGEFLKGKDWIAVEEGDVVACEPLEPHGMKASTPMIVVATIAPAP
- a CDS encoding LysM peptidoglycan-binding domain-containing protein, translating into MKREVLALGISVLLGFAYAKECEYYKIQKGDTLTGIAKKKGVSVEDILSHNKHLDPNRVKVGEKICIPTGYVKSVRAKTKEYDYYVVERGGRLEHVAKRLGLPVKELEELNPKYKGAWLEKGTKVKVPKGVLKAEQTKEATTRAKQDYDYYVMQKGGKLEHVAKRLGVPLKELEALNPEYKGKFLSKGTKVKVPKGEEKEEKKVAEESYDFYTVERGAKLEHISKKLGISLKTLEKLNPEYKGVWLKKGTRVKIPKGTAKSEEIPGGKTKVSYVKHRVRRGETISSIAEKYGVSTKEVMRVNHLKSKKLHVGMVLKIPVSAVAKEEKTPKLGEKNTASIPEERQAPPTEIKVSKGSIPMPVDGKVVKSTRGVDIITNCGEAVRSVDDGKVIYSGDDLQAYGNMVIIEHGDFISLYAYNSKNMVKRGETVSKGQQIATAGTKNNSGECMLHFELRTKDGVPLDPTEYLRNAQ
- a CDS encoding DsrE/DsrF/DrsH-like family protein encodes the protein MKTMAMVVRQDAYDLVLTPLAFAYLGVAYYDEINILFVNWAVRLLSKQGVEAIKPSADHAGTPVEMIEERVKAAGLPADLHEIFKKLKETGKVHLYACSLAAQIFGVEERDLIPEADGIVGATWFLTEKAEPATIFMQY
- the mqnE gene encoding aminofutalosine synthase MqnE, which encodes MNIVGLVEKVQDKNLRRIGEKVLKGERLSPEDAIYLFYSSELAYIGALSEYINRKKNGMFAYFIVNRQINPTNVCIYQCSFCAFGVTKSDPRAYEMSLEDILKKVGETYAQGGREVHIVGGIPHHWKAEDYVRLVREVKRAFPEITVKAWTAIEIHHMSKISGRSYEDILKELKDAGVEVLPGGGAEIFSERVRSIIAPYKANAQEYLEVHRTAHKLGIPTNATMLYGHVETYEERVEHMLKLRELQDETGGFQVFIPLAYWPEGTKLGGKRTSSVDDLKTIAISRLFLDNFEHIKAYWVTLGEKVAQIALNFGADDIDGTIEEEKIVHSAGTKSAYGHSRERLIKLIKDAQKIPVERDTFYRPVSIHS
- a CDS encoding DUF542 domain-containing protein — translated: MIDKSMTVNELLRSYPQVQALLEKYYIDYCCGGHRTLEEVAKEHGFDLNEFLEEVRILITKLNKGA
- a CDS encoding RusA family crossover junction endodeoxyribonuclease, translating into MIEIVLSQVPVPKSNRYVRRKGGKVFKPPRVKNWEVRALWEISQQYSGKPLEGKLSMDVVLVLPNNRKRDIDNMLKSLWDILERAGVIKNDHQIYEIRTIKKVIKGEQKTIVRIKEFTEDH
- a CDS encoding acylphosphatase; amino-acid sequence: MVAYRVFLSGIVQGVGFRAYTKTLAESYGLDGWVRNMPDGRVEVFVQGDKDTVWDFFKKLSEGPPLSKVELMEIRKEVIRDEERGFSVRY